CGTGGCCTTGCCGACGCCGAAGAAGCCGGCGAGGTCGGTGGCGCGCTGGGCCCCGGCATCGGCCAGCCGGAGCAGCAGCCCGTACGCGGACGGCTCCAGGTCGGGATGTACCATTCGGGCCAGTTCGCCGGAAGAGGCCCGGGCGCGGCGGAGAAATACCGCCAATTCGCGTTCCAGGGCCAGGAATACGTGGTCCACACCAGTCGGTTCGCCGTCCGCCGCCGTGTCGCCGGTCCCGGTGTTGTGCACGTCAGCGCCCATGCCCGCTTTCCCTCATCTGAAAGTTTCCGCCCTCGCCGGGCGAAGCCGCAGCTCCGCCAGTATTTCGCAGGATTAGACCAACGGCAGCCCACGGCACCTCTTTTGCCCCCCGGGTCTACGCGCGTATCGTCATTTCTGGCATGGCCACACCAATCGGCCGGACGGTGTCAAAGGTTCCGCCGCTCGTCATGCACGCCGCACCTCCGTGTCCTCGCGTCGTGTCGTGCCACTGGTTACCTCCCCCCTCAGAACACCCACCGAGATCTTCGGAGGCACGTATGCCCGTGCTCAGATCCGGCTTCCCCCACCGTCCCGCGCGGTCGCTGGCGACCGTGGCCGGGGCCCTCCTCGCGGTCCTCTCCCTCCTGCTCGGCCTGCCGGGCACCGCCGGTGCCGCGGCTCCCGGGCGCGCACCGGAACCCACCCACCCCGGGCAGGACTGGGCCGGCTCCCAGATCGCCGCCCACGAGGGCACCGGCGCCGGCACACCCACGGGTGCCGCGCTCGCGGGGTCCGTCGAAGGCGTGGACGTCAGCAGCCACAACGGCAACGTCGCCTGGTCGACGCTCTGGAACAGCGGCGTCCGCTTCGCCTATGCCAAGGCGACGGAGTCCACCAGCTACACCAACCCGTACTTCGCGCAGCAGTACAACGGCTCCTACAACGCCGGAATGATCCGCGGCGCGTACCACTTCGCCACGCCCAACACCTCCAGCGGCGCCGCCCAGGCCAACTACTTCGTCGACCACGGCGGCGGCTGGTCCAGGGACGGCAAGACCCTGCCCGGGGCGCTGGACATGGAGTACAACCCCTACGGCTCGACCTGTTACGGGCTGAGCGCGGCCGGCCTGGTCAACTGGATGAAGGACTGGTTCGCCACCTACAAGGCGCGCACCGGCCGGGACGCGGTCATCTACACCTCCACCAGCTGGTGGAAGCAGTGCACCGGCAATTCGTCCGCATTCGGCGTGGTGAACCCGCTGTGGGTCCCGCGCTACGGCTCGTCGGTCGGCGAACTCCCCGCCGGCTGGGGCT
The sequence above is a segment of the Streptomyces lydicus genome. Coding sequences within it:
- a CDS encoding MarR family winged helix-turn-helix transcriptional regulator, which produces MGADVHNTGTGDTAADGEPTGVDHVFLALERELAVFLRRARASSGELARMVHPDLEPSAYGLLLRLADAGAQRATDLAGFFGVGKATMSRQLHALEKLGLVAREPDPADGRAVLVRITDEGRARFTRVRNGRRAQYARRLASWDRGEVSELARLLHRLNTEQEGEEG
- a CDS encoding lysozyme; its protein translation is MPVLRSGFPHRPARSLATVAGALLAVLSLLLGLPGTAGAAAPGRAPEPTHPGQDWAGSQIAAHEGTGAGTPTGAALAGSVEGVDVSSHNGNVAWSTLWNSGVRFAYAKATESTSYTNPYFAQQYNGSYNAGMIRGAYHFATPNTSSGAAQANYFVDHGGGWSRDGKTLPGALDMEYNPYGSTCYGLSAAGLVNWMKDWFATYKARTGRDAVIYTSTSWWKQCTGNSSAFGVVNPLWVPRYGSSVGELPAGWGFHTIWQYTSTGPTVGDHNLFNGAYDRLQALANG